A DNA window from Ornithinimicrobium humiphilum contains the following coding sequences:
- a CDS encoding GNAT family N-acetyltransferase — MGAHEIVISADDRPGREELVELYDAVGWTSYTTDPDVLVAAVEGSTRVVTARYGEDLLGLARVVSDGASIAYLQDVLVRPELQREGVGRQLVQAAMEPFEHVRQKVLLTDDEPRQRAFYESLGWTELRDHGDGRLRAFVRFAEVPGEPAGTDADEDLADTASVSV; from the coding sequence GTGGGAGCCCACGAGATCGTCATCAGCGCCGATGACCGGCCGGGCCGCGAGGAGCTCGTCGAGCTCTACGACGCGGTCGGCTGGACGAGCTACACGACCGACCCCGACGTGCTCGTCGCGGCGGTCGAGGGGTCGACGCGGGTCGTGACGGCCCGCTACGGCGAGGACCTCCTGGGGCTCGCCAGGGTGGTCTCCGACGGTGCCAGCATCGCCTACCTCCAGGACGTCCTGGTGCGCCCGGAGCTCCAGCGCGAGGGGGTCGGCCGCCAGCTCGTGCAGGCGGCCATGGAGCCCTTCGAGCACGTGCGCCAGAAGGTGCTCCTCACCGACGACGAGCCGCGCCAACGCGCCTTCTACGAGTCGCTGGGCTGGACCGAGCTGCGCGACCACGGCGACGGCCGGCTGCGGGCCTTCGTGCGCTTCGCCGAGGTGCCGGGGGAGCCGGCCGGCACCGACGCCGACGAGGACCTGGCCGACACCGCGTCCGTCTCGGTCTGA